Sequence from the Gemmatimonas sp. genome:
CGGGCGTCATGCACGAAATCAACAACCCGCTGGCCACAATCGCCGCGTGCGCAGAGTCCATGGCGATGCAGGCGGAGACCGGCACGGGTGTTCCGCCGGCCGAGCTCCTGCACATCATCGACCTCGAGGTGCAGCGCTGCAAGAAGATCGTGAACGGCCTGCTCGATTTCTCGCGACCCAAGGCGCTGGGACGTGAATCGCTGGATCTCAACACCGTGGTGCAGCAGGGGCTCTTTCTGCTGCAGCACCATCCGCGCTTCAAGCGGGTCAAGGTTATCACCGAACTCGAGGCCAACCGCCCGCTCATGGTGGAGGGTGACGCCGATCAGCTGGTGCAAGTGCTCATCGCCCTCGCGATGAACGCGCTCGACGCTTCCCCCGAGCAGGGGCGTGTCGTCATCCGGACGCGGTTCGCCCATGCCGCCGACCTGCTGCAGGCGGTGTTCGAAGTGGAAGACGACGGGCCGGGGATCCCGCGCACGCTGCAGGCCAAGGTGTTCGAGCCGTTCTTCACCACCAAGGCCCCGGGGCAGGGGACCGGCCTCGGACTGGCCATCTGCTACGGCATCGTGGTGGACCACGGCGGCACGTTGGAGCTCGTTTCCGCAGAGGGACAGGGGGCCAACTTCCGCGTGTCCCTGCCCGTGCTCGGCACCGCAGGCAATGCGGCCCGCGACGCCCTCGGTACGCTCGCGGCGGTCAACGCGGCGGAGCAGCCATGACCACGCCGGCAACCGGGAGCGCGGTGCTGGCGGGCGAGTCCCCCATCCGGGTACTCATCGCCGAGGATGAAGCGCACTTGGGGGCAATCCTCGAGCAGTTCATGACGGCCCGCGGGTTTCAGGTGCGCATGGTGCGTGACGGTCGCTCGGCGCTCGAGCTGCTGCGCCGCGAACTCTTCGACGTGGCCCTGCTCGACGTGGTCATGCCGGAGCTCGACGGGCTCGAGGTCCTGCGTCTCGTGCGCGAAGAGCTCATGCCCCCCGAGGTCATTGTCATCACCGGCAACGGGACCATCGAGACGGCCATGGCCGCGCTCAAACTGGGGGCGTACGATTTCCTGTCCAAGCCGTATCGCATGGCCGAAATCGAGGCGTTGGTACGGCGAGCCTGGGAAAAGCGCCTCCTGGTGCGGCGCAATCGGCATCTTGCGGCCCGCCTGCACCGGGAGGAGACGCCTTCCGTATTCCTCACGCAATACGCCCCGTTGCGGGCCGTGCTGGCCATGGTGCACCAGTTCGCCGCCAGTCCGCTCCCGGTGCTTGTGACCGGCGAGGCCGGCACCGGCAAGCGGCTGCTCGCCCGGGTGCTGCACGACCAGGGCGGACGCCCGGAAGCGCCGTTCATTCGTGTGGACTGTGAGACGCTTACGGCGGCCACGGCCTTCGATGAACTGCTTGGGGCGCCGACCGGCGCGGGGCCCACGGCAGACGACAGCGCCGACCGTGCCGTGGGCGCCCTCGAGCTGGCGGCCGGTGGCACCCTCTATCTCGAGCATGTGCACGCCCTGCCCATCGCGGCGCAGGCGGCGCTGTGTCACATCCTCGACGACGGCGCGTTCGTGCCACGTCGTGGAGAGCGGCGTGTACCCCTCACCGCGCGCCTGGTGGCATCCACGGCACACGACCTGGCGGCCGGTGTGGCGAAGGGGACGGTGCACGAGGGCTTCCTGCATCGTGTGGCCAGCATGCGGGTCGTGTTGCCCGCCTTGCGCGACCGCCCGGTCGATGTGGTGCTGCTGGCCCATCACTTCCTCGCGGCGGCGTCTCGCGGGCGTGGGTTGCGTCTCAGCGACGAAGCCGCGGCGACGCTGGAGCGGCACTCGTGGCCAGGCAATGTTCGCGAGCTGCAACTCACCATGCAGCGCGCGGCGCTCGTGGCGAAAGGGGCGGTGGTGCAGGTCAGCGATCTGACCTTGGCTGGCGCCAGCACCGGCACCGGGGCTGGCACGCCGGTGGCCGGGTCCGCCGGTGCGGGCGCGTCGCTCGATGACCTGGAACGCCAGCACATCGCCGAGGCACTCGAGCGCACGGGATGGCATCAGGGACGCGCGGCGGAGCAGTTGGGCATTTCCCCCAAGACCCTGTACCGGAAGATTCGCGAATACGGATTCAAGCGGCCATCGGGGCGCAACACATGAAAATCCTGGTCATCGAAGACGATCCCACCGTGGGCGAGTTCGTGCGACGTGGCCTCGAGGAACAGCGCTGGCACGCGGACTTGTGCAACAACGGTCTCGAGGGGGAGCGGCTCGCCACCGCGCAGCCGTACGATCTCATCATTCTCGACATGCGCCTCCCGGGACGAAACGGGCTCGACGTGCTGCGCTCGCTGCGGGCCAAGGGGTTCGAGCGTCCGGTGCTGGTGCTCACGGCACAGGACGCGGTGGACGCCAAGGTCGAGACCTTGCGCGCCGGGGCCGACGACTACGTCACCAAGCCCTTCGCCTTCGAGGAACTGCTGGCGCGCGTCGAAGCGCTGCTGCGTCGGCCTCGGGCCCTGGCGAGTCCCCTGGTGACCGTCGGGGATCTCGAGCTCGATCAGGGTACGCGCGAGGTCCGGCGGGGCAGTGAGCCGATTGAACTGACTCCCAAGGAGTTCGCGGTGCTCGAGTACCTCATGCGCCACGCCGGCCGGGTCATGAGCCGCACGCTCATTACCGAGTATGCCTGGGGGTACCACTTCGATCCCGGCACGAACATCGTCGACGTGGTCATCAATCACCTGCGCAAGAAGATCGACGCCAAGCACGAGAAGAAGCTCATCACGACCGTCCGCGGGGTCGGTTACATGATTCGCGCGTAGCGCAGGCGGCATGGCCATGCGCTCCATCCGCGCGCGCCTCACGTGGGCGTGGACGGCGGCCTCCATCGGGTCGCTGCTCGTGTTTTCGGTGTCGCTGCTGGCGGTCCGTCGCGAGATCCTCTTTCGACAGCTCGAGGAGCGCGTCCAGAACGAGGCCCAGCATATCGTGAAGGCCATCGAGCTCGCGCGCACCACCGGCACCGAGCCCATGCTGATCAAGCAGGACCCCCTGGCGGCCCGCTCGGTCGGGCAGCGTATGGGCGCCTTCCTGTCCTTGCTCGACGGCTACGTGCTGGTGCAGGACAGCACCGGCTACGACATCTACGCCTCGCCGCAGGTCAGCACGCTGTCCGTGTCCGATCGTGACCGGTTCAGCCGGTCGGCCCGTGAGTCCCGCGTAGACAACGGCATGCAGCGCGTGCGCCTGTTCAACGACGAAGTGCTGCTGGCGGCGCGCGACGTTCCGCTCAGCGACGACGCCAGGTACCGTGTGTACGCCGCGCTGAGCACGCGGGAGATCGATGAGGCGCTCGACAGCATCGCCAATACGATGTTCGTGGTGTCGCCCATCCTCGTCATCGTGTCCATGCTGTTCGCGTGGGTCATTGCCGGGCGGGCCTTCCGACCCATCGACCGCATCATCGACCAGGTCGAAGCCATCACCGACGGTCGGTCGTTGCATCGCCGCCTGGCCATCGGCGCGGCCGGCGAGGAACTCGCGCGACTGTCCGCCACGCTCAATGCGTTCATCGAGCGCATTGAAACCTCGTTCGGTGCGCTGCGTCGCTTCACCGCCGACGCCAGCCATGAGCTCAAGACGCCGTTGGCCGTCATGCGCGCCGACGTCGAGCGGGCCATGTCGCCCACCTCCAGCGAGACCGATCAGGCCGTGGCGCTCGAGGAAGCGCTGCAGCAGGTGACCCGCATGGCCGACCTCGTGGACTCGCTGCTCACGCTGGCGCGCGCCGACGAGGGGCGGTTCGACCTGTATCGCGAACCGGTGGAACTGGCCCCACTGGCCCGCGAGGTGGTGGAGACGGCGCGCCTCCTCGGCGAAGACGCGGGATTGGTGATTCTGGCAGAGCACTTCGAGAACGCGGAGGTCCTGGGCGACCTCACGCGACTGCGGCAGCTGTTCCTCAATCTCGTCACGAATGCCATCAAGTACACGCCGCGCGGGGGGACCGTGGAGATCTCCCTGCAGCGGGACGAGGAAGTGGTGCGTTTCGCAGTGCGCGACACCGGCATCGGCATCGCCGCCGCCGACCTGCCGTATGTATTCGAACGCTTCTGGCGCGCCGATCGCGTGCGGTCACGCGCCAGCGAACGAGGTGGATTTGGTCTCGGTCTCGCCATTGCACAGTGGATCGCGCAGGCGCACGGCGGCTCCCTCGACGTGCAGTCCCGTCTGGGGCGCGGCAGTACCTTCACCGTGACGCTGCCGCTCGCGGGCGCTCCCGGCTCCGGCATGACGGGGGAGTATCAGTCGATTGTCAATAGCACGGAGGGGCCGATCGACATGAACGGAATGCTAACTGCGGATTAATCGGATCCTAATCTGGCAATCATTGCCGGATCATCTCCAGGCGGTAGAATCGGCCAGTCACCCGCGGGCGCTCCGTGGGCCGACGTTGGTAGCCCGTACCCCGGACCAGCGAGATGTTCAATAACCTGATCGAGTCTCAGGCAAAGAAGCAGAAACGCGCCGGCGGGTCCTTCATGTCCTTGGTCGTTCACACTGCCATCGTGGCCGCGCTCATCGCGGTGACGAAGGGTGCCGGTGCGGCCATCGAGGACGAGAAGGTCGAGAAGTTGGACTTCGTCGAGGTCAAGAAAGACGAACCCAAGCCGCCCGAGCCGGAAAAGCCACCGCCACCGCCTGACGTTGTCGCGGCGCCGCCGCCACCGAAGGGTTTCCAGTTGCTTTCGGCTCCAATCGAAATCCCCAACGTCATCCCTGAGATCGACCTGTCCAAGAAGGTCACGGACGAGGCCGACTTCTCCGGAAAGGGTGTCGCCGGTGGTATCGCGAAGGGTGTCGAAGGTGGGAAGGCCGTGGTGCCACAGGGCGATCAGCCCTACTTCGACTTCCAGGTCGAAAAGCCGGTCGTCATGGCGCCCGGCGCCCAGGGACCGGCCTACCCCGACATGCTCCGCAGCGCGGGCATCGAAGGGCAGGTGCTCGCCCAGTTCGTGGTCGATACGACCGGCCGCGCGGAAATGAACACCTTCAAGGCGCTCAAGTCCGACAACGACCTCTTCACGACCGCCGTCCGGAACGCGCTGCAGCGTATGCGCTTCCTGCCTGCTGAAGTGGGCGGACGCAAGGTCAAGCAGCTCGTGCAGCAGCCGTTCCAGTTCTCACTCAATCGCTAAGCCACCACCGTTTCCCAGGAGAAAGCACGATGGGTATGGATATCATGGACCTTTGGCACGAGATGGGTTGGTTTGCCAAGGGTATCGTTTGGACGCTGCTGATCATGTCGGCCTACTCGACCGGTATCATCATCCAGAAGTGGTGGCAGATGCGGAAGGCGCAGGGCGAAACCCGCAAGTTTGCCCCGGAGTTCTCGCAGTTCCTTGAAGAGGACAACCTCAACGAGGCCATCAAGCTGGCGGAAGGTTACAAGAAGTCGCACGTGGCGCGCGTGCTGGGCGGCGCCCTCGGCGAAATCCGTCCCCTGATCCAGGACGGCTCGGTTACCGTGGCCGACATCAACTCGGCCGAGCGTGCCGTCGAGCGGGAAATGCTCATGACGGTCGTCGACCTCAAGCGCGGCCTCGGCGTGCTCGCCACGGTCGGTGCCACGGCGCCGTTCGTCGGTCTCGTCGGTACGACCATGGGTATCGTGAACTCGTTCACGGCCATGTCCACGTCGGGCGCCGGTGGTATCTCCTCCATGGCGGCCGGTATCGCCGAAGCCCTCATCACCACGGCCATCGGTATCGGCGTGGCCATTCCGGCGGTGTGGGCGTTCAACTACTTCCAGACGAAGATCGACAATCTCACGGCCGAGATGACGTACACGTCGAAGGAAATGATCGACTACCTCATCAAGGGGGTGTCGGGTGAGTTCGGCCGCTCGCGCTTCACGCGTGAGTTCAACACGGCCGGCCAGACCCCGATCTCGCACTAATCACCGTCGGTCCGGTGGCGCGCCCCCAGAACGGGGCGCGCGTCAGCCGGGCTCCACGCAAGGAGTAACGCATGGGCATGAGTGCAGGTGGCGGCGGCGGCGTCAAGGCCGATCCGAACGTCACTCCCATGATCGACGTGATGCTGGTGCTCCTGATCATCTTCATGATCACCAT
This genomic interval carries:
- a CDS encoding sigma-54 dependent transcriptional regulator is translated as MTTPATGSAVLAGESPIRVLIAEDEAHLGAILEQFMTARGFQVRMVRDGRSALELLRRELFDVALLDVVMPELDGLEVLRLVREELMPPEVIVITGNGTIETAMAALKLGAYDFLSKPYRMAEIEALVRRAWEKRLLVRRNRHLAARLHREETPSVFLTQYAPLRAVLAMVHQFAASPLPVLVTGEAGTGKRLLARVLHDQGGRPEAPFIRVDCETLTAATAFDELLGAPTGAGPTADDSADRAVGALELAAGGTLYLEHVHALPIAAQAALCHILDDGAFVPRRGERRVPLTARLVASTAHDLAAGVAKGTVHEGFLHRVASMRVVLPALRDRPVDVVLLAHHFLAAASRGRGLRLSDEAAATLERHSWPGNVRELQLTMQRAALVAKGAVVQVSDLTLAGASTGTGAGTPVAGSAGAGASLDDLERQHIAEALERTGWHQGRAAEQLGISPKTLYRKIREYGFKRPSGRNT
- a CDS encoding response regulator transcription factor, with protein sequence MKILVIEDDPTVGEFVRRGLEEQRWHADLCNNGLEGERLATAQPYDLIILDMRLPGRNGLDVLRSLRAKGFERPVLVLTAQDAVDAKVETLRAGADDYVTKPFAFEELLARVEALLRRPRALASPLVTVGDLELDQGTREVRRGSEPIELTPKEFAVLEYLMRHAGRVMSRTLITEYAWGYHFDPGTNIVDVVINHLRKKIDAKHEKKLITTVRGVGYMIRA
- a CDS encoding ATP-binding protein, whose product is MAMRSIRARLTWAWTAASIGSLLVFSVSLLAVRREILFRQLEERVQNEAQHIVKAIELARTTGTEPMLIKQDPLAARSVGQRMGAFLSLLDGYVLVQDSTGYDIYASPQVSTLSVSDRDRFSRSARESRVDNGMQRVRLFNDEVLLAARDVPLSDDARYRVYAALSTREIDEALDSIANTMFVVSPILVIVSMLFAWVIAGRAFRPIDRIIDQVEAITDGRSLHRRLAIGAAGEELARLSATLNAFIERIETSFGALRRFTADASHELKTPLAVMRADVERAMSPTSSETDQAVALEEALQQVTRMADLVDSLLTLARADEGRFDLYREPVELAPLAREVVETARLLGEDAGLVILAEHFENAEVLGDLTRLRQLFLNLVTNAIKYTPRGGTVEISLQRDEEVVRFAVRDTGIGIAAADLPYVFERFWRADRVRSRASERGGFGLGLAIAQWIAQAHGGSLDVQSRLGRGSTFTVTLPLAGAPGSGMTGEYQSIVNSTEGPIDMNGMLTAD
- a CDS encoding energy transducer TonB, whose product is MFNNLIESQAKKQKRAGGSFMSLVVHTAIVAALIAVTKGAGAAIEDEKVEKLDFVEVKKDEPKPPEPEKPPPPPDVVAAPPPPKGFQLLSAPIEIPNVIPEIDLSKKVTDEADFSGKGVAGGIAKGVEGGKAVVPQGDQPYFDFQVEKPVVMAPGAQGPAYPDMLRSAGIEGQVLAQFVVDTTGRAEMNTFKALKSDNDLFTTAVRNALQRMRFLPAEVGGRKVKQLVQQPFQFSLNR
- a CDS encoding MotA/TolQ/ExbB proton channel family protein, with the translated sequence MGMDIMDLWHEMGWFAKGIVWTLLIMSAYSTGIIIQKWWQMRKAQGETRKFAPEFSQFLEEDNLNEAIKLAEGYKKSHVARVLGGALGEIRPLIQDGSVTVADINSAERAVEREMLMTVVDLKRGLGVLATVGATAPFVGLVGTTMGIVNSFTAMSTSGAGGISSMAAGIAEALITTAIGIGVAIPAVWAFNYFQTKIDNLTAEMTYTSKEMIDYLIKGVSGEFGRSRFTREFNTAGQTPISH